In Halapricum desulfuricans, a single window of DNA contains:
- a CDS encoding DUF2073 domain-containing protein: MAEVKTPDDTDGVQIDMISAQRMEGLTSMEKIRMILDGVREGNIVILEEGLTPDEESRLIEVTMTEISPDEFNGIEIESYPQSDDDGGSFLGRLMGKDSTPKKLTVIGPADQIETLHKDETLISALVSRN, encoded by the coding sequence ATGGCAGAAGTCAAGACACCAGACGACACTGACGGCGTCCAGATCGACATGATCAGCGCCCAGCGCATGGAGGGGCTGACCAGCATGGAGAAGATCCGGATGATCCTCGACGGCGTCCGCGAGGGCAATATCGTGATCCTCGAGGAAGGGCTCACCCCTGACGAGGAGTCGCGGCTGATCGAAGTGACGATGACCGAGATCAGCCCCGACGAGTTCAACGGCATCGAGATCGAGAGCTACCCCCAGTCCGACGACGACGGGGGGAGCTTTCTCGGTCGATTGATGGGCAAAGACTCGACCCCCAAGAAACTGACCGTGATCGGTCCGGCCGATCAGATCGAGACGCTGCACAAGGACGAAACGCTCATCAGCGCACTCGTCTCCCGGAACTGA